The Dokdonia donghaensis DSW-1 DNA window GTGACAGAGTTAATCCTCATAGCACAAGATCTTACGTATTACGGTCTTGACTTATATAAAAAACGTAACCTAGCAGAGCTTCTTGAAAACCTTGTTCAAGTAGAAGGTATAGAATGGATTCGTCTACACTATGCATTTCCTTCTGGTTTCCCGGTAGATGTACTTGATGTGATGAAGCGTGAGCCTAAGGTGTGTAACTACCTTGATATTCCGTTGCAACACATTGCAGATCCTATTTTAAAATCTATGCGACGTGGTACAACAATGGCAAAAACAAATGCGTTGTTAGAACGCTTTCGCGAAAGCGTACCAGAGATGACCATAAGAACTACCCTTATTGTAGGATATCCTGGAGAAACCGAAGAAGATTTCCAAACGCTGAAGCAATGGGTAAAAGATCAACGTTTTGAACGTTTAGGATGTTTTACATACTCACACGAGGAAAATACACACGCATATAATCTAGAGGACGATGTGCCAGAGGATGTAAAAATGGATCGCGCAAACCAGATTATGGAGATCCAATCACAAATTTCTTGGGAGCTCAATCAGCAGAAAATAGGGAAGGAGTTTAAAATTGTTGTAGATCGTAAAGAAGGAAACTTCTTTATAGGTCGTACAGAATTTGACTCACCAGATGTAGATAACGAGGTCCTAGTTGATGCGACTAAGTTTTATTTAAAAACTGGAGACTACGCAATGGTAAAAGTAACAGAGGCAGAAGATTTTGATCTGTATGCAGAACCACTTGTAGCCTTAGAGCGACCACAAGCATTGCACGCAAAACGTGCTACCAAAAAATAAGAAGTAGTAAATTAATTTACAAAAAGCCTTTTGGAACAAATGTTTTGAAAGGCTTTTTTGTGTGTAAGAGTTTGTTTGCAAGGCTTACATTTGTAGCACTAAAAAAGCCTTTTTTATGCGTATTATTTGTCTAGTGTTTTTTGCTTTAATTATTATTACTTCTTGCAAGGAGTCTAATCAAACGGAAGTTGTACCGGTAGTAGAGCAGTCAGCTGTAGAA harbors:
- the rimO gene encoding 30S ribosomal protein S12 methylthiotransferase RimO, with the translated sequence MRTKSLKKNKINVVTLGCSKNVYDSEVLMGQLKANEMDVAHEEDGNIVVINTCGFIDNAKEESVNTILEYVKQKEEGDVDKVFVTGCLSERYKPDLQKEIPDVDQYFGTTELPGLLKALGADYKHELIGERITTTPKNYAYLKIAEGCDRPCSFCAIPLMRGKHKSKSIEHLVVEAKKLAANGVTELILIAQDLTYYGLDLYKKRNLAELLENLVQVEGIEWIRLHYAFPSGFPVDVLDVMKREPKVCNYLDIPLQHIADPILKSMRRGTTMAKTNALLERFRESVPEMTIRTTLIVGYPGETEEDFQTLKQWVKDQRFERLGCFTYSHEENTHAYNLEDDVPEDVKMDRANQIMEIQSQISWELNQQKIGKEFKIVVDRKEGNFFIGRTEFDSPDVDNEVLVDATKFYLKTGDYAMVKVTEAEDFDLYAEPLVALERPQALHAKRATKK